The sequence ATTATTCTTCGAATACCTAGCGCGTCTGCGATCTGGCAAGCATGCTGTCCTCCCGCACCGCCGAAGGCAACAAGAGCATAGTTAGAAATGTCGTGCCCCTTTTCGATTGAAATCTGTTTTATCGCTGCAGCCATTTTTGCTACAGCGATCGTGAGAAAACCTTGCGCCACTGCCTCTGGTGCTGGTGAATCGGGCATGGAGTGCGCCAACTTAGAGAAAAGTTGCTCCACTTTTGTTTTGTCTAAACCCTGATCGCCTGATGGACCAAACACTTTGGGAAAAAAATCTGGTTGGATCCTTCCCAGCAGCACATTGCAGTCGGTTATGGTCAATGGACCGTCGTTTCCGTAGGAGGCAGGTCCAGGCAAAGCACCAGCCGATGCTGGTCCTACGCGCATGCGGAATCCATCAAAAGTGCAGATAGAGCCTCCTCCGGCTGCGACCGTGTTGATGGCGATCATCGGAGCTTTGACGCGAATACCTGCAAGGACTGCTTCGGTTGTGCGTTCATATCCTCCGCAAATATGGGAGACATCGGTCGACGTTCCGCCCATGTCAAAAGCAATGATGTTGGCTGCCCCTGATGCGTTGCCTACTGCAGCAGCGCCAACCACGCCGCCGGCAGGACCAGATAGGAGGCTGTCTTTGCCTTTAAAATGAGCCGCGTCAGCCAATCCACCGTTCGACTGCATGAAAAGCAACCTTACGCCGTTTAGCTCCTCCTGAACCTGTGCCACGTACCGGCGCAAAACCGGCGAAAGTGCCGCATCGGCCACCGATGTGTCGCCTCTACTAATGAGCTTCACAAGGGGGCTGGTTTCATGAGAAGTTGAGATCTGCGTGAAGCCTACCGATATGGCAATGTCTCGCAGGCGCTGCTCGTGCTCGGGATATTTGTAGCCATGCATAAGCGCGATGGCGCAGGATGTATAGCCGGTTTCGAATGCATCTTTCAATGCCCGACGGGCCGATGCCTCGTCTAGAGGAGTTAGCTCCTTTCCGGTAAAGTCATAGCGGCAGTCGATTTCAATAACGTGAGAGTAGAGTTGTTCGGGTAGGGTTATTTTGCGCGCGAAGATGTCAGGTCTGTTTTGATAGGCAATGCGCAGGCAGTCCCCAAAACCTTTGTTTGTTACGAAAACTGTTGGTTCGCCTTTGCGTTCTAGAAGCGCGTTAGTGGCAACCGTAGTACCTATCTTGACGCAGTCGATTCGATCGGCCGGAATGGAGCTCTCAGGTGTTAATCCGAGAATTTTTCTGATTCCTGCTGTAGCGGCATCTTTATATTGGCGAGGATTTTCAGAAAGAAGTTTTTCTGTTACGAGATCGCCATTTGGCGACAAACCGATCACGTCTGTAAAGGTTCCGCCGCGATCTATCCAGAACTGCCAACAAGCGGAGAAGGCTTTGTCCGTCTGGGTTTTCAATATTCAATCTCTACGAGTCTGGTAAGTCGGGCGCTAGTTCCGAGTGGTCTCGCTATGATGAGCTAGCGGCGGCAGTGGAGAGATTGTCCAGGTTACCTCTGACAACAGAAAATGCTGCAGAGACACTTTTACTCAAGCTTCCACTGGCAAAACCAAACGTCAGGGAGACCATCAAAGCCACAAATGCCAAGATGGCACCGTATTCGGTTATGCCCTGCCCTTTCTTATTCCGACGTTTACGGATACGAGCTCTACTTAACGCCATTGTGTGCCTCCGCTACAACGACAGGCCCGGAATGGTCCAGGCGGGAATAAAAATTTCAATTCGGCGGCAGGCAGTGTCGGGTTGTTGTTACCACTAATGTTCCACGCTCTTGACATCATTAACCACGTTTTAAACTAAATATTGGACAATTACTTTCGCCTGCATGAGAGTTTAAGAATCAGCTATGACAAAGTCAACGGACACAGAAACTATCACAATTAGCTTTGATGATTTTGCCAAAGTTCATATGCGTGTTGGTCGGGTTATAAAGGTAGAGGAATTTCCGAAAGCGCGTAAGCCTGCATACAAACTCTGGATTGATTTTGGACCATACGGAGTTAAGTGCTCGTCTGCGCAGATTACAGTGCACTATAAGCCCGAGGATTTGATCGAGCGCCTCGTGGTGGGTGTTACCAACTTTCCGCGCAAACAAATCGCCGATTTTTTCTCCGAAGTTCTTGTACTGGGCTCGTCTCGAGAGGACGGCAGCATTGTTTTGTTATCGGTAGATCAAGAAGTGCCTCTGGGATCGCAGATTTCCTAGTTTGCTTGGCTCCGAGAATTAACCTTTGTACTCGAAGGCTTTGCAGCCTTCCGAATTGTTTATCGAGACTTTGAATAGCGCTCCCGCATTGGGTTCTGTTTCGAGTTGAGCATCCTTGCCCGATGATGTGATGTAAAGGTCGTTCATCCTGGGACCGCCAAAAGCGCAGGATGTAATATTGCGGCATCCGGGAACCTCAATTCGTTCGATTAATTTCCCGGTTCTGGGATTGAGTTTGACGACGGCTCCGCCTTCCCACAGTGCGATGTAGACATTGTCATCGCGGTCGATCGTCATTCCGTCGAAATAGCCGCCCCAGGAGTTTTGGACCACGCTTCGGCGGTTCGATATGCGTCCGTTTTCGATCTCATAGTCGAATGCATCCAGTCTTTGCAGAAGCGAGTCAATGTAATACATAGTCTTGCCGTCAGAGGTCCAGACAAGACCATTGGAAACGCCGATTTTGTCTAGTTTGTGGTGAAGACTGTGGTCGGTATCCAGCATCCATAGATTGCACGCTTCAGGCGTTAAATCGAAATTGAAGGAACCCCACCAGAATCTTCCGACCGGATCGCATTTGCCGTCATTGGAACGATTACGGGAATGTTCGTGAACTTCGGAGAGTTTAGTCAGTTTGCCATTGTCATCGACATGGGCAATTGAATTGACCAGAGCGACGATGAACCCACCGCCACATTCTGGTGCTCGTCTCACTACCGTTCCCACATGTTCCCCGACATCAATCGAACTATTTTGACTGGTGGATGGATTGAAGGTCTGAATTTTGAAGCTGTCGATGTCGACCCAATGCAACACATGCTCGCGGAAATTCCAGATGGATCCTTCTCCCAGGAGTGCTCGGGCATGCAAGACTGGTTCAGCAATTAACGGCATGGTATCTAGTCTCTCGTCCTAATTCGTACTGAGTTTAGCTGATCTTGATTCTGGTATTACATGTAGTAGCAATTGCGTCGTTGTTGAAAGTTGAATTTGTTTAGCATAAAAACGAATTTCCTATAACGTTTCGGTCCTTCACGCGGCTTTACTGCTAAAACCAAAAGACTACAGACGGCCGCTGTCGTACGACGCAGTATCATAGGAGTGCAATGACGATGATAAAACAGCTGGGCAGAAAAATGGTTTCGAAGAATGGAGCGGCTTTGGCTGCCTTTGCAATGAGTGTGTTTGGTGCGTTTCCTGCTAGCGCAGAAACGTTTAACACCATGGCGGTGATCGCTGAGTGCGACGGTGCTAGAGACAGTGTTGTAAATACCTTTAGGGCAGGTGGTGGCATGGGCAACCACTTCAACATTTACGTTAGAGCCAACAATCCCGGTAATAACGGCAGAGCCGGGTATGTCGTGAACCGATTTGGAGGAAACGTAGATCTTATCAACGACGTTGTGGTCAATTTGTACAGCGCTGATATGGAGACGGCGAAGACATCAACTAGAGTACGATTTCTTTTTGCAGACGGTACGACAGTTGATAGGCTAATTTCGGAATTCTCGGTCAACAGCATCAATGGATTTAACGGCTACTATGAATGTCGATATCCTGCAAACAAATTATTGCCGGAGGGTCAAGTTCCGCGTCTGAGTAAGATTGCTATCTTCGTTGATAAGGGACCCGCTAATGTTGATCTCGGTTCGATCAAATTGAGTGTTTCAGAGGGCGAATGGAGAGTAATCTACCTGGACCTCACTGGTAAGGATTGCAGCGTTTTTCCAGCTCCTCCGAAGTGATCAAATTTCCAGAACTGTTGTAGATTTCGGCAGTCACTAAGCTGTTTGAAATAATTCATTGGTTTTCGAAGGCGGCGTTCTCAACGCCGGAGTTTGTGTCGGATAAATACGAAATTCCTATAACGTTTCGTCCTTATAGGCTGCTTGCCTGGTAAAACGGACATATAACAGGGGCCGCTGTTGTGCGAGTCCGTGTCATATAACCCCGGTCATTGAAATATGCTTCAGAGATTATCGATGGATCAGCGTTGTTCAGGGCGTAAACCTGTTTCAGGTTGGCGCTTCGCTCTGATCTTCGCAGTATCAGTAATAGTTTGCATTCCTGCAAATGCCGCAGATGCCGTCGAATTTCCTGGCTCGCGTCCTCCATCTCCGGTACAAAGCGCTGAGAGCAAAGCTACTAGCGATGCACATGCAACCGTTGTGCACCATTATCATCACTTCGATAAGACCGCCACGAAGAAGCCAGAACACGGGTTTCATCCGTTCCGGCGCACAATCAAGACTCTGGAAAATGTAGAACTGCAGATGGAAGATTTGACCGAGCCAATGGAAGATCTGCCCGTGCGTATCAGGCGATTACGCGAGCAGATGTCGGAGATTGCAAAACCGATGGCACTCCTTCAGAAAGAGATTGGCGAAATGAAGAAGCCAATGGAAGGGTTGAGCACAGGCGTAACTGAATTAAACAGCAATCTGCGCACCAATCTGCAAGATTTGCATCCTCGCTTGCGCGTCCTCAATTCGGGCATTGAGGGAGTTCAGACAACAGTTACTGCCGTTAACAGTGGTCTGCATTATCTCCGACCTCCTTTGAATACGCTGAATGCAGGGCTGCATGAG is a genomic window of Candidatus Melainabacteria bacterium containing:
- a CDS encoding tRNA-binding protein is translated as MTKSTDTETITISFDDFAKVHMRVGRVIKVEEFPKARKPAYKLWIDFGPYGVKCSSAQITVHYKPEDLIERLVVGVTNFPRKQIADFFSEVLVLGSSREDGSIVLLSVDQEVPLGSQIS
- a CDS encoding SMP-30/gluconolactonase/LRE family protein, producing the protein MPLIAEPVLHARALLGEGSIWNFREHVLHWVDIDSFKIQTFNPSTSQNSSIDVGEHVGTVVRRAPECGGGFIVALVNSIAHVDDNGKLTKLSEVHEHSRNRSNDGKCDPVGRFWWGSFNFDLTPEACNLWMLDTDHSLHHKLDKIGVSNGLVWTSDGKTMYYIDSLLQRLDAFDYEIENGRISNRRSVVQNSWGGYFDGMTIDRDDNVYIALWEGGAVVKLNPRTGKLIERIEVPGCRNITSCAFGGPRMNDLYITSSGKDAQLETEPNAGALFKVSINNSEGCKAFEYKG